In Apostichopus japonicus isolate 1M-3 chromosome 3, ASM3797524v1, whole genome shotgun sequence, a single genomic region encodes these proteins:
- the LOC139958818 gene encoding testis-specific serine/threonine-protein kinase 4-like — MASESLSSSVNAKDRAASILETNGFILSATIGSGSYATVKSAYSQVHKTKVAIKIVSKKKAPDDYISKFLPREIQVVKLLKHPNLVCFIQSIETTNRVYIAMELAENGDLLDFIKGHGAVPEAQTGVWFHQFVDGIEYCHQHGVVHRDLKCENLLLNKNNVLKITDFGFARNGMLSADSNRPKLSETYCGSYAYAPPEILCGIPYNPMLSDIWSMGVVLFTMMFGRLPYDDTNHKILLHQVQKPPVFPPGKNVTEDAKDLMCRILSPAKRRIQMDEIRKDHWFKRIAPKVNKKLSVQNKKESKVEVVEPEAINNDSTKSKQGGTEKGALDWKPEKKESKSKNQPDNKTKKETTATVK; from the coding sequence ATGGCGAGTGAATCGTTGAGTAGTTCCGTCAATGCAAAGGACCGAGCTGCCAGTATCTTGGAAACGAACGGTTTCATATTATCGGCAACCATAGGCAGCGGCTCCTACGCGACCGTGAAGTCGGCTTACTCTCAGGTACACAAGACCAAGGTGGCGATTAAAATAGTTTCTAAGAAGAAAGCACCGGATGATTACATCAGTAAGTTTTTACCGAGGGAGATTCAGGTGGTAAAGCTCTTGAAGCACCCCAATCTGGTTTGCTTCATACAGAGTATTGAAACAACTAACCGTGTTTACATCGCAATGGAACTAGCGGAAAATGGGGATCTGTTAGATTTTATCAAAGGCCACGGTGCGGTACCTGAAGCCCAGACCGGTGTGTGGTTTCATCAGTTTGTTGACGGTATAGAATACTGCCATCAGCACGGCGTAGTACACCGAGATCTAAAATGCGAAAATCTTCttctcaacaaaaacaatgtCCTAAAAATAACGGATTTCGGATTTGCTAGGAATGGAATGCTTTCAGCTGATTCGAATCGTCCCAAGCTGAGCGAGACTTATTGCGGTAGTTACGCCTATGCACCACCTGAAATCTTGTGTGGGATACCATACAATCCTATGTTGAGCGATATTTGGAGTATGGGGGTAGTTTTATTTACCATGATGTTTGGTAGACTTCCCTATGACGATACAAATCACAAAATACTCCTACATCAAGTCCAGAAACCGCCAGTCTTTCCTCCTGGCAAAAATGTCACAGAGGACGCCAAAGACTTAATGTGTAGGATTTTATCGCCTGCGAAAAGGCGGATTCAAATGGACGAAATCAGAAAAGATCATTGGTTCAAGAGGATTGCGCCAAAAGTCAACAAAAAGTTATCTGTGCAAAATAAGAAAGAGAGCAAGGTGGAAGTCGTTGAGCCAGAGGCAATAAATAACGACAGCACGAAGAGCAAGCAAGGAGGGACAGAGAAAGGAGCACTGGATTGGAAACCGGAGAAGAAGGAGAGTAAATCGAAAAACCAGCCGGACAATAAGACCAAGAAAGAGACAACTGCCACAGTAAAGTAG